One Mesorhizobium loti genomic window carries:
- a CDS encoding D-isomer specific 2-hydroxyacid dehydrogenase NAD-binding protein yields the protein MQRPHILQIGPYPAWDEEPLNQAFIVHRYFDAADKPSFLAEVGPRIRAIATRGELGASRPMIAACPSLEVVSVYGVGFDAVDLAACRERGVRVTNTPDVLTGDVADLGIAMMLALSRGVVGAQRWVHDGSWAAKGLYPLQRRVWGRRAGVLGLGRIGHEVAKRLAGFGMDIAYCGPTRKDFASNWEFIADPVRLAERSDFLFVTLAASPATRHIVNKDVIAALGEEGMLINISRASNIDEDALLDALEKKTLGCAALDVFEGEPKLNPRFLALDNVLLQPHHASGTVETRKAMGKLVRDNLAAHFAGQPLLTPVL from the coding sequence ATGCAGCGGCCTCACATCCTTCAGATTGGACCTTATCCAGCGTGGGACGAGGAGCCACTCAACCAGGCCTTCATTGTCCACCGTTATTTCGATGCAGCCGACAAGCCGTCCTTCCTCGCCGAGGTTGGGCCGCGCATACGCGCCATCGCCACGCGCGGCGAACTCGGCGCCAGCCGGCCCATGATCGCGGCCTGTCCTTCGCTCGAGGTCGTGAGCGTCTATGGCGTCGGTTTCGACGCGGTGGACCTCGCGGCCTGCCGGGAACGGGGCGTGCGTGTCACCAACACGCCCGATGTGCTGACCGGCGATGTCGCCGATCTCGGGATCGCCATGATGCTCGCCCTCTCGCGCGGCGTGGTCGGGGCGCAGCGTTGGGTGCACGACGGCAGTTGGGCGGCCAAGGGGCTCTACCCGCTGCAGCGCCGCGTCTGGGGGCGGCGGGCCGGCGTGCTCGGTCTTGGCCGCATCGGCCACGAAGTGGCCAAACGCCTCGCCGGCTTCGGCATGGACATTGCCTACTGCGGCCCGACACGCAAGGATTTCGCGTCGAACTGGGAGTTCATCGCCGATCCGGTCAGGCTGGCCGAGCGTTCGGATTTCCTGTTCGTGACGCTTGCCGCGTCGCCCGCGACGCGCCACATCGTCAATAAGGATGTGATCGCCGCACTTGGCGAGGAAGGCATGCTGATCAACATTTCGCGCGCTTCCAATATTGATGAGGATGCGCTGCTCGACGCGCTCGAGAAGAAGACGCTTGGTTGCGCCGCGCTCGACGTCTTCGAAGGCGAGCCGAAGCTCAATCCACGTTTCCTGGCGCTCGACAATGTGCTGCTGCAGCCGCACCATGCGTCGGGCACGGTCGAAACGCGCAAGGCGATGGGCAAGCTTGTGCGCGACAACCTCGCCGCCCATTTTGCCGGCCAGCCGCTGCTCACGCCGGTGCTGTAA
- a CDS encoding L-idonate 5-dehydrogenase, with amino-acid sequence MKSIVIHAAKDLRIEDRPVEEPGAGQVLLRLATGGICGSDLHYYNHGGFGTVRLKEPMILGHEVSGVIEKLGSGVSGLQPGQLVAVSPSRPCYSCRYCREGIHNQCLNMRFYGSAMPFPHIQGAFREMLVADALQCVPADGLSAGEAAMAEPLAVCLHATRRAGEMLGKRVLVTGCGPIGLLSILSARRAGAAEIVAVDITDFTLAMAVRAGADKTINTRIDPEGLAPYLADKGTFDILYECSGAAAALAQGIAALRPRGTIVQLGLGGAEMALPMSAVTTKELSINGSFRFHPEFAVGVELMRKGLIDVKPLITHTVACDEASSGFELANDRSQAMKVQIAFS; translated from the coding sequence ATGAAGTCGATCGTCATCCATGCCGCCAAGGATTTGCGCATCGAGGACCGTCCGGTCGAGGAGCCGGGAGCGGGCCAGGTGCTGCTGCGTCTCGCCACCGGCGGCATCTGCGGCAGCGACCTGCACTATTACAATCACGGCGGCTTCGGAACGGTGCGGCTCAAGGAGCCGATGATCCTCGGCCACGAGGTCTCCGGCGTCATCGAAAAGCTTGGGTCCGGCGTCAGCGGGCTGCAGCCTGGCCAGTTGGTCGCGGTCTCACCGTCGCGGCCCTGCTACAGCTGCCGCTACTGCCGCGAAGGGATACACAACCAGTGCCTCAACATGCGCTTCTACGGCAGCGCCATGCCATTCCCGCATATACAGGGTGCGTTCCGCGAGATGCTGGTGGCGGACGCGCTGCAATGCGTGCCGGCGGACGGGTTGAGCGCCGGCGAGGCGGCGATGGCCGAACCGCTGGCGGTCTGTCTCCATGCGACGCGCAGAGCCGGCGAGATGCTGGGCAAGCGCGTGCTGGTGACCGGCTGCGGGCCGATCGGCCTGTTGTCTATCCTCAGCGCACGGCGTGCCGGCGCCGCCGAGATCGTCGCCGTCGACATCACCGATTTTACGCTGGCGATGGCGGTCCGGGCCGGGGCCGACAAGACGATCAACACGCGGATCGACCCGGAAGGGCTCGCCCCCTATCTCGCCGACAAGGGCACGTTCGACATCCTCTATGAATGCTCGGGGGCCGCCGCGGCGCTGGCGCAAGGCATCGCGGCGCTGCGCCCGCGCGGTACCATCGTCCAGCTAGGCCTCGGCGGCGCTGAGATGGCCCTGCCGATGTCGGCGGTCACCACCAAGGAACTGTCGATCAACGGGTCGTTCCGCTTCCATCCGGAATTCGCCGTAGGTGTCGAGCTGATGCGCAAGGGACTGATCGACGTGAAGCCGCTGATCACCCACACCGTGGCCTGCGACGAGGCCTCGTCCGGCTTCGAACTCGCCAATGACCGCAGCCAGGCGATGAAGGTCCAGATCGCCTTCTCGTGA
- a CDS encoding 2-hydroxy-3-oxopropionate reductase, whose amino-acid sequence MGGAIGERLLATGNRLAVFDLDKVKVEALVARGATAMASAAEAAGASDYVILSLNSAAIVRRAVFGDGGVTAGAKPGTLIIDMSSIDPDATRQLAADASEKGLRWVDSPLSGGAPKALTGELTLMAGGEAEDVADAHKVLRDVAANYTHMGPAGTGQTTKLINQVLCALNFMAVAEATRLALDAGVDVLKIPQALKGGRADSAILQEYLPRFATRDYRRTGRIDNMVKDLDAAQDLARRTHTAMPLTAVCAEVHRLLTAAGLGGEDQAALMEFFRRNDDQENRT is encoded by the coding sequence ATGGGCGGGGCGATCGGCGAGCGCCTGCTCGCCACCGGCAATCGCCTCGCCGTGTTCGATCTCGACAAGGTCAAGGTCGAGGCGCTGGTCGCCAGGGGCGCGACCGCCATGGCGAGCGCGGCCGAGGCCGCCGGTGCGTCCGATTATGTCATCCTCAGCCTCAATTCGGCGGCGATCGTGCGCCGCGCAGTGTTCGGTGACGGCGGCGTGACGGCTGGAGCGAAGCCTGGCACGCTGATCATCGACATGTCGTCCATCGACCCCGATGCGACGCGCCAGCTCGCCGCCGACGCAAGCGAGAAGGGTCTGCGCTGGGTCGACAGCCCGCTCTCGGGCGGCGCGCCGAAGGCGCTGACCGGTGAATTGACACTGATGGCCGGCGGCGAGGCCGAGGACGTCGCGGACGCCCACAAGGTGCTGCGCGACGTCGCGGCCAATTACACCCATATGGGCCCGGCCGGCACCGGCCAGACGACCAAGCTGATCAACCAGGTGCTGTGCGCGCTGAACTTCATGGCCGTGGCGGAGGCGACGCGGCTGGCGCTGGATGCCGGCGTCGACGTGCTGAAGATCCCCCAGGCGTTGAAGGGCGGGCGCGCCGACAGCGCCATCCTGCAGGAATACCTGCCGCGCTTCGCCACCCGTGACTACCGGCGCACGGGCCGCATCGACAATATGGTGAAGGACCTGGATGCCGCGCAGGATCTGGCGCGACGCACGCATACGGCGATGCCGCTGACGGCCGTCTGCGCCGAAGTGCACAGGCTGCTGACGGCTGCCGGACTGGGCGGCGAGGACCAGGCCGCATTGATGGAATTTTTCCGACGCAACGACGACCAGGAGAACCGGACATGA
- a CDS encoding inner-membrane translocator, with protein MNSIKSTALEPTRSELSGLSFGQKAARYLPVYGLPILTLLLILLFSLLLPRTFPTLLNLRSIISDKAIIALLSLAAMIPMASGRIDLTVGYGIVLWHILAISLQTAFGVPWPIAVLIVILLGVVTGFINGLLVEVARIDSFIATLGTGTVLYALAMWYTGGRQVVGMLPDGFLALNGTMLFGLPITGYYVIVLALAMWLVLEYMPIGRYLYAIGANPKAAALNGIPVQKFVMGAFVASGALTALGGVLLASKLRIGQASVGLEYLLPALVGAFLGSTTIKPGRVNVWGTIIGVVILAAGISGIQQFGGSFWVEPLFNGVTLLVAIGIAGYAQRRRGAVVPPPPATSQPTKTNDNA; from the coding sequence ATGAACTCGATCAAATCGACGGCGCTGGAGCCGACCCGCTCGGAACTCTCCGGGCTGAGCTTTGGCCAGAAGGCGGCGCGCTATCTGCCGGTCTACGGCCTGCCGATCCTGACGTTGCTGCTCATCCTGCTGTTCTCGCTGCTCTTGCCGCGCACCTTCCCGACGCTGCTCAATTTGCGCTCGATCATCTCCGACAAGGCGATCATCGCCCTGCTCTCGCTGGCGGCGATGATCCCCATGGCCTCGGGCCGCATCGACCTGACGGTCGGCTACGGCATCGTGCTCTGGCATATATTGGCTATCAGCCTGCAGACCGCCTTCGGTGTCCCCTGGCCGATCGCGGTGCTCATCGTCATCCTGCTCGGCGTTGTGACCGGCTTCATCAACGGCCTGCTGGTCGAGGTGGCGCGCATCGATTCCTTCATCGCCACGCTCGGCACCGGCACCGTGCTCTATGCCTTGGCCATGTGGTACACCGGCGGCCGCCAGGTCGTCGGCATGCTTCCCGACGGCTTCCTCGCCCTCAACGGCACGATGCTGTTCGGCCTGCCGATCACTGGCTACTACGTGATCGTCCTGGCGCTGGCGATGTGGCTTGTGCTCGAATACATGCCGATCGGCCGCTACCTCTACGCCATCGGCGCCAATCCCAAGGCCGCCGCGCTCAACGGCATTCCAGTGCAGAAATTCGTCATGGGCGCCTTCGTCGCCTCCGGCGCGCTGACCGCGCTGGGCGGCGTGCTTCTCGCCTCGAAGCTGCGGATCGGCCAGGCCAGCGTCGGCCTCGAATATCTGCTGCCGGCGCTGGTCGGCGCCTTCCTCGGATCGACCACCATCAAGCCCGGCCGCGTCAATGTATGGGGCACGATCATCGGCGTCGTCATCCTCGCCGCCGGCATTTCCGGCATCCAGCAGTTCGGCGGCTCGTTCTGGGTCGAGCCGCTGTTCAACGGCGTCACCTTGCTCGTCGCCATCGGCATTGCCGGCTACGCGCAGCGCCGCCGCGGCGCGGTCGTGCCGCCTCCACCAGCCACCAGCCAACCAACAAAGACAAATGACAATGCTTAA
- a CDS encoding hybrid sensory histidine kinase, with protein MPEYSSFIRFVRIRYLSGLLIFALASTAIMFALNRVNSFRHEVDALSSNLVVFTRDLRNATSFAETTGSAWRNETRDALTASARDHSERLTSEIDTLTAQFAALRSRLSAKTINELETASVNGDLFWSAHDMVRNFNLMSMAQKADEWSYREIRNQNDLFVQPMLVRVRTAMDEERHLADASSDRLLLWASGLLFGVLAIVAFWIFRPMEQAIRRAFAQSAESLFKAEAADRAKSEFLANMSHEIRTPMNGVLGMAELLAKTELTPRQKTFTDVIVKSGNALLTIINDILDFSKINAGQLTLDPAPFRLTEAVEDVATLVSARVAEKNLELIVRVDPRLPAHVVGDAGRFRQIVTNLVGNAVKFTEKGHVLIDVGGETVNDVVQLRLRVEDTGIGIPAEKLQNVFEKFAQVDGSSTRRHEGTGLGLAIAARLVDLMAGKIGVESEIGRGSVFWFAVPLPVHHAEARDAIVPVDVTGARVLVIDDNPVNREILLEQLRSWSFDCAAAESGAVGLAFLDRACQLGASVDCIILDYQMPGMNGADVARAIAADSRLSAIPIVILTSVDQVDFGKMIIDFGIAAHLTKPARSAVLLGTVISVIQKARSQVGKAQFIREPVQPMPQPAPPAFTVIRGPAIPVATAPESAVTPNGPIDILIAEDNEVNQLVFGQILNGLGLSYRIAGNGRTAVEMYRSLHPKLILMDVSMPEMNGYEATRAIRTIETSSGGHIPIIGVTAHALKGDRDKCVEAGMDDYLPKPVSPDRLGTKIGTWLSETVVAKTA; from the coding sequence ATGCCGGAATATTCTTCCTTCATCCGGTTTGTCCGGATTCGCTATCTTTCAGGATTGCTGATTTTCGCGCTGGCTTCCACGGCCATCATGTTTGCGCTCAACCGTGTCAATTCCTTCCGTCATGAGGTTGATGCGCTGAGCAGCAATCTCGTCGTCTTCACCCGCGACCTGCGCAACGCGACCAGCTTCGCCGAGACGACGGGCTCCGCCTGGCGAAACGAAACGCGCGACGCGCTGACCGCATCGGCGCGCGACCATTCCGAACGTCTGACCAGCGAGATCGACACGCTGACCGCCCAGTTCGCCGCGCTGCGCTCGCGCCTGTCGGCCAAGACCATCAACGAACTGGAAACCGCCTCGGTCAACGGCGACCTGTTCTGGTCGGCGCACGATATGGTGCGCAATTTCAACCTGATGTCGATGGCGCAAAAGGCCGATGAATGGAGCTATCGCGAGATCCGCAACCAGAACGATCTGTTTGTGCAGCCGATGCTGGTCCGTGTCCGCACCGCCATGGATGAAGAGCGCCATTTGGCCGACGCATCCAGTGACCGGTTGCTGTTGTGGGCGAGCGGCCTGTTGTTCGGCGTCCTGGCCATCGTCGCCTTCTGGATCTTCCGGCCGATGGAGCAGGCGATCCGCCGCGCCTTTGCCCAATCGGCCGAGTCCCTGTTCAAGGCCGAGGCCGCCGATCGCGCCAAATCCGAATTCCTGGCCAATATGAGCCACGAGATCCGCACGCCGATGAACGGCGTGCTCGGCATGGCCGAACTCTTGGCCAAGACCGAACTGACCCCGCGCCAGAAGACCTTCACTGACGTCATCGTCAAATCCGGCAATGCGCTGCTCACCATCATCAACGACATCCTCGATTTCTCCAAGATCAATGCCGGACAGCTCACCCTGGACCCCGCTCCTTTCCGCCTCACCGAAGCGGTCGAGGACGTGGCGACGCTGGTCTCGGCACGCGTCGCCGAAAAGAATCTTGAACTGATCGTGCGTGTCGATCCGCGGCTGCCGGCCCATGTCGTCGGCGACGCCGGCCGCTTCCGGCAGATCGTCACCAACCTGGTCGGCAATGCGGTGAAGTTCACCGAGAAGGGCCATGTGCTGATCGATGTCGGCGGCGAGACCGTCAACGATGTCGTCCAGCTCAGGCTGCGCGTCGAGGACACCGGCATCGGCATCCCGGCCGAGAAACTGCAGAACGTGTTCGAGAAATTCGCCCAGGTCGACGGCTCCTCGACACGCCGTCACGAAGGCACCGGCCTTGGGCTTGCCATCGCCGCCCGCCTCGTCGACCTGATGGCCGGCAAGATCGGGGTCGAGAGCGAGATCGGGCGCGGCTCCGTCTTCTGGTTTGCGGTGCCGCTGCCCGTGCATCATGCCGAGGCCCGCGACGCGATCGTGCCGGTGGACGTCACCGGCGCGCGCGTGCTGGTCATTGACGACAATCCCGTCAACCGCGAAATCCTGCTCGAGCAGCTCAGAAGCTGGAGTTTCGACTGCGCCGCCGCCGAAAGCGGCGCGGTGGGGCTCGCCTTCCTCGATCGCGCCTGCCAGCTGGGCGCCAGCGTCGACTGCATCATCCTCGACTACCAGATGCCCGGCATGAACGGCGCCGATGTCGCCCGGGCCATCGCCGCCGACAGCCGGCTGTCGGCCATCCCGATCGTCATCCTGACCTCGGTCGACCAGGTCGATTTCGGCAAGATGATCATCGACTTCGGCATTGCCGCGCACCTGACCAAGCCGGCGCGCTCAGCGGTGCTGCTCGGTACGGTCATCTCGGTCATCCAGAAGGCCCGTTCGCAGGTCGGCAAGGCGCAGTTCATCCGTGAGCCGGTCCAGCCAATGCCGCAGCCGGCTCCACCGGCCTTCACCGTCATCCGCGGCCCCGCAATACCGGTCGCCACCGCGCCGGAATCGGCCGTCACACCGAACGGTCCGATCGACATCCTCATTGCGGAGGACAACGAGGTGAACCAGCTGGTGTTCGGCCAGATCCTCAACGGGCTCGGTCTGAGCTACCGCATCGCCGGCAACGGCCGCACCGCGGTCGAGATGTACCGGTCGCTGCATCCGAAACTGATCCTGATGGATGTCTCGATGCCTGAAATGAACGGCTATGAGGCGACCCGCGCCATCCGGACGATCGAGACCTCGTCGGGCGGTCACATCCCGATCATCGGCGTCACCGCGCACGCGCTCAAGGGCGATCGCGACAAGTGCGTCGAGGCCGGCATGGACGATTATCTCCCCAAGCCGGTTTCGCCCGACCGCCTGGGGACGAAAATCGGCACCTGGCTCAGCGAGACGGTGGTGGCCAAGACGGCGTGA
- a CDS encoding sugar ABC transporter substrate-binding protein, whose translation MHRRTVLQLGVACLALGIASTALADPMADAKAVVDKYASKVDKWDGPTTGPKGAAGKTIVVLGADMKNGGILGVTKGVEEAAAALGWTVKTLDGAGSIGGRTAAFGQALALNPDGIIINGFDAVEQKPAMEQAKAAKIPMAAWHAAPTVGPIDDLGIIANVSTDPMEVSKAAADWAFVDAKGKPGVIIFTDSTYQIAIAKADRMKKEIEDLGGKVLEYVDTPIAETSQRMPQLTTSLLQKYGDAWTHSLAINDLYFDFMGPSLAAAGKSGTDAPINVAAGDGSESAYQRIRSSQFQKVTVAEPLNLQGWQLVDELNRAMAGEKWSGYISPLHVVTSDNVEFDGGPDNRFDPGNGYRDQYKKIWGK comes from the coding sequence ATGCATCGCAGAACAGTCCTTCAGCTCGGCGTCGCTTGCCTGGCGCTCGGCATCGCCTCGACCGCGCTGGCCGACCCGATGGCCGACGCCAAGGCCGTCGTCGACAAATACGCCAGCAAGGTCGACAAATGGGACGGCCCGACGACCGGACCGAAAGGCGCTGCCGGCAAGACCATCGTGGTGCTTGGCGCCGACATGAAGAACGGCGGCATACTGGGCGTCACCAAGGGCGTCGAGGAAGCAGCGGCGGCTCTCGGCTGGACGGTCAAGACGCTTGACGGCGCCGGCTCCATCGGCGGCCGCACGGCGGCTTTCGGCCAGGCGCTGGCGCTTAATCCCGACGGCATCATCATCAACGGCTTCGACGCCGTCGAGCAGAAGCCGGCAATGGAGCAGGCGAAGGCCGCCAAGATCCCAATGGCGGCATGGCATGCGGCACCGACGGTCGGTCCGATCGACGATCTCGGCATCATCGCCAACGTCTCGACCGATCCGATGGAAGTGTCGAAGGCGGCGGCCGACTGGGCCTTTGTCGACGCCAAGGGCAAGCCTGGCGTCATCATCTTCACCGATTCCACCTACCAGATCGCCATCGCCAAGGCGGACCGGATGAAGAAGGAGATCGAGGATCTCGGCGGCAAGGTGCTCGAATATGTCGACACGCCGATCGCCGAGACTTCACAGCGCATGCCGCAGCTCACCACCTCGTTGCTGCAAAAATATGGCGACGCCTGGACCCATTCGCTGGCGATCAACGATCTCTATTTCGACTTCATGGGCCCGTCGCTGGCGGCTGCCGGCAAGTCGGGCACCGACGCGCCAATCAATGTGGCGGCGGGCGATGGTTCCGAATCCGCCTACCAGCGCATCCGCTCCAGCCAGTTCCAGAAAGTGACGGTGGCCGAGCCGCTGAATCTGCAGGGCTGGCAGCTCGTCGACGAGCTCAACCGCGCCATGGCCGGCGAGAAATGGTCGGGCTACATCTCGCCGCTGCATGTGGTGACATCGGACAATGTCGAATTCGACGGCGGCCCGGACAACCGCTTCGACCCGGGCAACGGCTATCGCGACCAATACAAGAAGATCTGGGGCAAGTAA
- a CDS encoding LacI family transcriptional regulator, with protein sequence MADVAHRANVSTMTVSRAFKRDTSISADTRDRIIRAADELGYVFDSIAANLSSRRSGFVAVTIPSINNANFADTVRGMTEGLRDSGLEILLGFTDYNVEEEERLVGQLLRRRPEAIIVTGGRHTPRCRKMLENAGVPVVETWDLPEDPIGHVVGFSNAEAGRLMVDHFVARGYSRLGFIGGDTSRDTRGLDRRRGFVAALQDRGLDASRVIASGVPPISMREGAIAMVEMISRWPDTQAVMCVSDLSAFGALMECVRRGIRVPEDVAIAGFGAYDLAEQSVPSITTIDVGAHEIGVRVAELVLDLLNDRRAADDRVVVGMTPKVIVRHTA encoded by the coding sequence ATGGCCGATGTCGCGCATCGCGCCAACGTCTCGACAATGACAGTGTCGCGCGCCTTCAAACGCGATACCTCCATCAGCGCCGACACGCGTGACCGGATCATAAGGGCGGCGGACGAGCTCGGCTATGTCTTCGACAGCATCGCCGCCAACCTGTCGTCGCGCCGGTCCGGTTTCGTCGCGGTGACGATCCCTTCGATCAACAACGCCAATTTCGCCGACACTGTGCGCGGCATGACCGAGGGCCTGCGCGACAGCGGACTGGAAATCCTGCTCGGCTTCACCGACTACAATGTCGAGGAGGAGGAGCGCCTGGTCGGCCAGCTGCTCAGGCGGCGGCCGGAAGCGATCATCGTCACCGGCGGCCGGCATACACCGCGCTGCCGCAAGATGCTGGAGAATGCCGGCGTGCCGGTGGTGGAGACCTGGGACCTGCCGGAGGATCCGATCGGCCATGTCGTCGGCTTCTCCAACGCAGAGGCCGGGCGGCTGATGGTCGATCATTTCGTCGCACGCGGCTATTCGAGGCTCGGCTTCATCGGCGGCGACACATCGCGCGACACGCGCGGTCTCGATCGCCGCCGCGGCTTCGTCGCGGCGCTGCAGGACCGCGGCCTCGACGCCTCGCGCGTCATCGCCTCGGGCGTGCCGCCGATCTCGATGCGCGAGGGCGCCATCGCCATGGTCGAAATGATCTCGCGCTGGCCGGACACGCAGGCGGTGATGTGCGTGTCGGACCTCTCGGCCTTCGGCGCGCTGATGGAATGCGTGCGGCGCGGCATCCGCGTCCCCGAGGACGTCGCGATCGCCGGCTTCGGCGCCTATGACCTCGCCGAGCAGTCGGTGCCTTCGATCACCACGATCGATGTCGGCGCACATGAGATCGGTGTCAGGGTGGCCGAGCTGGTGCTCGACCTGCTCAACGATCGCCGCGCGGCCGACGACCGGGTGGTGGTCGGCATGACGCCCAAGGTGATCGTACGCCACACGGCTTGA
- a CDS encoding carbohydrate kinase, thermoresistant glucokinase family codes for MIIMGVAGSGKTTIGEALARAISATYVDGDQLHPEANIAKMSAGIPLVDADRWPWLARVGETLRPGTIPIIVGCSALKRAYRDFITEQTGAPVLFIYLDGSHELIFRRMRERTGHFMPTSLLDSQFATLEIPGKDENAISVVIDAPLQEIVADITTKFEERPS; via the coding sequence ATGATCATCATGGGCGTTGCGGGGTCGGGCAAGACAACGATCGGCGAAGCGCTGGCTCGCGCGATCTCGGCGACCTATGTCGATGGCGACCAGCTGCATCCGGAGGCCAACATCGCCAAGATGAGCGCCGGCATTCCGCTTGTCGACGCCGACAGGTGGCCGTGGCTGGCAAGGGTCGGCGAAACCCTGAGGCCAGGCACGATACCCATCATCGTCGGCTGCTCGGCGTTGAAGCGCGCCTATCGCGATTTCATCACCGAACAGACCGGAGCGCCCGTGCTGTTCATCTATCTCGACGGTTCGCACGAACTGATTTTTCGACGCATGCGCGAACGCACCGGCCACTTCATGCCGACAAGCCTGCTCGACAGCCAGTTCGCGACGCTGGAGATACCGGGCAAGGACGAGAATGCAATCAGTGTGGTTATCGACGCGCCGCTCCAGGAGATTGTCGCGGACATAACAACGAAATTCGAGGAGCGGCCGTCATGA
- a CDS encoding ethyl tert-butyl ether degradation protein translates to MITRYALFEGKVKDGQTAAFRQAVLDTVLPKWKAFPGALDVRVSFAEKRDDGAPEFPLILAINYRDMAAVDAALASPVRAESRAATEAVLARYFEGRIHHHVTIANEFPLAAA, encoded by the coding sequence ATGATCACGCGCTATGCGCTGTTTGAAGGCAAGGTGAAGGACGGGCAGACCGCGGCATTCCGCCAAGCTGTCCTCGACACCGTACTGCCGAAGTGGAAGGCGTTTCCCGGCGCGCTCGACGTGCGCGTCAGCTTCGCCGAAAAGCGTGACGACGGCGCGCCGGAATTCCCGCTGATCCTGGCGATCAACTACCGCGACATGGCGGCCGTCGATGCAGCCCTTGCCAGCCCCGTCCGCGCTGAATCGCGCGCCGCGACCGAAGCGGTCCTGGCCAGATATTTCGAGGGCCGCATCCACCATCACGTCACGATCGCCAACGAATTCCCTCTGGCCGCAGCGTAG
- a CDS encoding gluconate 5-dehydrogenase has translation MSSTLFDLTGRTALVTGSSQGIGFALAKGLAEAGARVVLNGRDEAKLAAAAARIAGARTLVFDATDHASVRSAIDGFELSGGQIDILVNNAGMQFRAPLEDFPADAFERLLQTNVASVFHVGQAVGRHMIGRGRGKIINIASVQTALARPGIAPYTATKGAVGNLTKGMATDWAKHGLQCNAIAPGYFDTPLNAALVADPDFSAWLQKRTPAGRWGKVEELVGACVFLASDASSFVNGHVLYVDGGITASI, from the coding sequence ATGTCGTCCACTCTGTTCGATCTCACGGGGCGCACGGCGCTCGTTACCGGCTCCTCCCAGGGCATCGGCTTTGCGTTGGCCAAGGGCTTGGCCGAAGCCGGCGCCAGGGTGGTCCTCAATGGCCGCGACGAAGCAAAGCTCGCCGCGGCGGCGGCACGGATAGCAGGGGCGCGAACACTCGTCTTCGACGCAACCGACCATGCATCGGTGCGCTCCGCCATTGACGGTTTCGAGCTCTCCGGCGGGCAGATCGACATACTGGTGAACAATGCCGGCATGCAGTTTCGCGCGCCGCTCGAAGATTTTCCCGCCGATGCGTTCGAGCGCTTGCTGCAGACCAATGTCGCCAGTGTCTTCCATGTCGGCCAGGCGGTCGGACGCCACATGATCGGCCGCGGCCGCGGCAAGATCATCAACATCGCCAGTGTGCAGACCGCGCTCGCCCGCCCGGGCATCGCACCCTACACCGCGACCAAAGGCGCGGTCGGCAACCTGACCAAGGGCATGGCGACCGACTGGGCCAAACATGGTCTGCAATGCAACGCCATTGCACCGGGCTATTTCGACACACCGCTCAATGCTGCCCTTGTCGCCGACCCTGACTTCAGCGCATGGCTCCAAAAGCGCACACCGGCCGGCCGCTGGGGCAAGGTCGAAGAACTGGTCGGGGCCTGCGTCTTCCTCGCCTCCGACGCCTCGTCCTTTGTCAACGGACATGTCCTCTATGTCGATGGCGGCATCACAGCGTCGATCTGA